In Galactobacillus timonensis, the genomic window AATCGTTCACCATGAAGTTCATGGACAGCGTCGGCTCTTCGACCTTGATCATCGGCAGCGGATCAGGCTGACCGACCGGGCACAGCGTATCACCGATCGAGATGTCCGGAATACCCGAAATCATGCAGATTTCGCCGCACTGAATCTCCGGCACATCAATCCGCGACAGGCCCTTATATACAAAGATCTGATTCGTCCGTCCTTTTCCGGTCTTTCCTTCGGCATTGCATACTTCATAGTCCGTTGCCGCCTTCAGCGTACCCTTATAGATACGTCCAATGCCCAGACGACCAATATAGTCATCATAGGCAAGGGCGCATACCTGCATCTGTACCGGCTCATCACGCAGATCCGGATAAGCCTGCGTATGGGCAAGAATCGTCTCAAACAGCGGCACAATGTCATTGTTCGTATCCTTGTTCCAGTCATAGCGAACAATGCCCTCACGGGCGACGCCATAAAGAATCGGGAAATCCAGCTGATCATCCGTCGCATTCAGGTCCAGGAACAGATCATAGACCTCATCAACGACCTGGTCCGCCCGCTGATCCGGCTTATCCATCTTATTAATAAGAAGAATCGGACGCAGACCGATCTCCAGCGACTTCTGCAGAACGAAACGCGTCTGCGGCATCGGTCCCTCAGCGGAATCGACCAGCAGAATTACCGTATCAACCGTACGGATAATGCGTTCCACTTCCGAAGAGAAGTCCGCATGCCCCGGCGTATCAACGATATTGATCTTATAGTCCTTATACTGTACCGAGCAGTTCTTGGAATAGATCGTGATGCCTCTTTCACGCTCGAGTGCATTGGAATCCATGATGCAGTCCACAACCTTCTCGTTATCCTTAAAGACATGCGACTGCTTCAGAAATGCGTTAACAAGCGTCGACTTTCCGGCGTCTACGTGCGCAATCACAGCGATATTAATGACCTTCTGATAATCCATCATCCACCTCACTCGAAACGTTGTTAATTATAAATATCCTGATGCCAATTGACAACCGCGCCGCACATAAACAAGACGCCCCGAACACCATTCATCAGGGCGCCACATTTTCATTCACCGCTTCCGGTTACACCGGTCTGGGGACTGAGCTTCCTGCTCGAAACCGGCGGAGCACTCTCCAGAACACATGCTTGCGCAGCTTCATTCCAAACATAGCCGTCCCCATAGCCATCGTCCTGGCATGTGCGGCCAGCCTCCTTCGCCGCCAGCGCAAACACCGTCAGCGTACCAAGCGACTCACTCTCAATCTCATAGTTGGTAGCCAACGCACTGCCATAGTCAATGACATAGGTATTGTCCGACGATCCTGCCGATGTCTGGGAGCCGGTCATCACCAGACGCAGACCATCACTTTCCACCGCTCCGCTCAGACTGCCGCCAGCTGTCAGCGCCGTACCGTCATAGTCCTTTGATGCGCTGTATGTCACTACGCTCAGCTTTCTCGGAACGATCTTATACTCCTCGGAGACGGTCCCGGAATAGTTGCCGCCATCCACAGCCGTCACCGTCACCTGAATTACGGAGCCGGCATTCACAAAGTCACCCGACACAACCGAATAACTCAACGTATAATCCGTACCTTTCACAGGTACAGGTGCAGACGGATCCGCGCCGTTTTCAAATGACAAAGCCCTTACCAGGAAAGATATTCCGCCCAAAGATGAAGCCGCCCGTTTGGCGGAAGAAGCGTACTGTGACGTACCAACGTCATATGCAACGTTCGGTATCAGTTTCTGTTCCTGCCCGTTATAGACCGTATCTGCCACTGGTTCGACCGCCAGAGAAGCAGGCACAATCCGCAGCGTCCCGCTCACCGTCGTAATATTACTGAAGTTGCTCGTCACATCCTCACCATTGCGCAGAATCTTCACTGAAGACACTGTATGATTGCCTTCCGCATAATCCGTAACATTCGTCACCGAACCTGCCAGTTCGGCCTCTGTCGAAAATCCCTCCGGAAGACCCGACACCGAATACAGGCCCGACGTCAGCGGCTTACCATCATAGATCTTCACCTGTGACGCAGCCGTAACAACAATCGGCGACGTATTCTGTGTCACGCTCAATGTTCCCTCAATCGGAACAACACTGTAGTTGGACAGTTTGAAACCTGCCGGATATTTCTCCTTCAGCGTCGAAAGATCCGGGATCGTATTGGGCGAATCTCCGACCTCCGTCTGCGAGCCGCTTGCATAAATATCAAAGCTCTCACCCGGCGCAAATCCATCACCACCGACCGTTACCGTCGAATCCGCAAGAGGAGTTCCATCATATTCCTTTGTGTCACTGGCTGAAGTCAGAATCAACAACCGCGGATACACATTCAGCTCGCCATCGATTACCAGCGGATCCTCGAAGTTTTTTGTCACATCCTGCTTTGCCGCATCCAGCAGCTTATAGGATGTCACCATGACATAGGCCGATCCTGCATCCGTAATCGACTGCGCATCATCCGAAGAAACCGAGGATCCATGAAGCGTCAGCTTAGCCGTCGCCGAATATCCGTCAAATCCACTCGGAACAATCACGGAGTATGTCGCCGTCAGCGGCTCACCGTCATAATCCTTATAAGGAGAATCAGCGATGATCACGAATGTATTGGAAGCCTTCGTAATCTTCAAAGTACCCTCCTTTTTGTAGATCTCATAGTTATCCGCTTTAAAACTCTCCGCTGTTTTATAGCTGATCGCGTTGACCACACCGTTTTCATCGGTAACATTCGTAGCAGCTCCTGTAGCTGCGATTTCACTAACCTCACCGTCCACGAAACCATAGCCTTCTATCGTTACCGTCGGTGCTGTCAGCTCCTTGCCGTTATATTCCCGGGTTACACTCTGCGAAATCAAACCTACCGGGCGCTTTGTCACAGTCAGCGTCCCGTCATTGGTCTTAATATTTGTAAACTCTGTTGTTACTTCATTTCCGTTGCTGTCTTTGATGATGTACGAATCAACCGTATTCTTGACGCTTCCAACATCGGTAATACTGCCGGATGTCATAACGGAAATTGTAAAACCGGAAGGCAGACCCGCAACGTCCGCGCCGCTTTCCGTCAATGCTTTCCCATCATAAATCTTCGTCGCACTGCCGGCTGTAATGACAATTTCACCCCTGTTGGCAAGGACCGTCAACGTTCCCTGTTCCATCTCAATCGTATAATTATCAGGTTTGAATCCCTCTGCCGTCGTATATGTGATCGTATTGATTACGCTGCCAGACGTTGTAATCGTTCCCGTCGCCGTAATATTACTGACTTCACCCGCCGCAAAGCCATCGCCGCTCACCGTCACATCCGGCGCCGTCAACGCCTTACCGTCATACACTTTGCTCGCACTCTGGGATGTTAGTTTTACGCTGCGCTTCAGAATAGTCAACGTCCCATTTTTCAGCGTCACGCCTGAAAACTGATCCGTTACATCCTCGTTATTGTTGTTGGTATTGAAGATCTGATAGCCGGTGATTGTGTTAAAGGCCACTCCGACACTGGTTATCGAGCCGGCAGTTTCTGCCTCTACTTGAAAGCCATCCGGAAGATTGGACACCGTATACTGGTTCGACGTTAACGCCGTACCATCGTAAATCTTGCTGGCATTGTCAGCCTGAATCGTGATCACAGTCGTATT contains:
- the typA gene encoding translational GTPase TypA translates to MMDYQKVINIAVIAHVDAGKSTLVNAFLKQSHVFKDNEKVVDCIMDSNALERERGITIYSKNCSVQYKDYKINIVDTPGHADFSSEVERIIRTVDTVILLVDSAEGPMPQTRFVLQKSLEIGLRPILLINKMDKPDQRADQVVDEVYDLFLDLNATDDQLDFPILYGVAREGIVRYDWNKDTNNDIVPLFETILAHTQAYPDLRDEPVQMQVCALAYDDYIGRLGIGRIYKGTLKAATDYEVCNAEGKTGKGRTNQIFVYKGLSRIDVPEIQCGEICMISGIPDISIGDTLCPVGQPDPLPMIKVEEPTLSMNFMVNDSPFAGQSGKYVTSRNIRERLQKELEVNVGLRVEETDSTDTFKVSGRGELHLTILLEQMRREGYEVAVSKPQVILRKIDGVTCEPVEEVVIDVPDNYSGAVISSLNLRKGLLTDMENEGSYTKITYMVPTRGLIGYRSQFINLTHGEGTIVQRLADYEPWKGDIPQRENGALISTETGTAMTYALWNIQERGQLFIGPQTPVYEGMIIGVSAKNMDMGVNPIKNKHMTSIRSTGADEAMKLVPPRILTLESAIEFINDDELVEITPTDIRVRKRYLTEIDRRRHARALGKLAKEEEEA